TCGACGCCGCGGGCAAGCTGACGAAGGACGGCGTGAAGGGCTTCTTCGCGGGCAATGACGGCGGCGTCGGCACGCTCACCGGACCGTTGCTGTGGTCGGCCGGGCTGGACTACCTCAAGAACGACAACCGCGAGGTCGGCTTCGACGATCCGCGTGCGGCCGCCGCGTTCAGCAAGCTGCACACGTTGAACGCCAGCGGTTCCCTGCTGCTCGGCGCGCCTGCCGACTGGTCGGACCCGGGCGCGTTCGTCGACGGGCTCTGCGCGATGCAGTGGACCGGGCTGTGGAACGTCCCGAAGATCCGCGACGCGCTCAACGACGACTTCGGCGTGCTGCCGTTCCCGAAGCTGGACGACAGCGGCAAGCCGTCGGTGCCGGTCGGCGCGTACGGCGCGATGGTCAACGCGAAGAGCGCGCATGTCAACGAGGCCAAGGCGTTCGTGAAGTGGCTGTGGATCGACCAGACCGACAGCCAGCTGGAGTTCGCCACCCGCTACGGCTTCCACGTGCCCGCCCGGCAGAGCCTGATCGACAAGGCGCAGACGCTGCAGAGCGGCCCGGCCGCGGACGTGGTGAACTTCGTCAAGGAGAACAGCCACCTCGTCGGCGGTCCGGTGTGGACGCAGACGTCGAACACGGCGCTGTCGGACGCGGTCGCGAAGATCGCCAAGGAGGGCGCGGACCCGGTGGCGCAGACGAAGGCCGCGGTCACCGTCGCGCAGTCCGAGCTGAAACGCCTGTTCGGATGAAGCTGTCCCGGAAAACCCGGGACACGCTGGCGTTCTGGGGGTTCGTGGGTCCGTTCCTGCTCGGCCTGGCGATTTTCGCCTACGTGCCGATCGGGTGGAGCCTGTACCTGTCGTTCTTCGACGCGCGCAACACCGTCACCCCCAGCGTCTTCGTCGGACTGGACAACTACGCGCAGATGCTTTCCGACGGCCCGTTCGTCGCGAGCCTCGGCACGTTCAGCGTGTTCGCACTGTTCATCGTGCCGCTGACGTTCGTGCTGTCGCTGGCCTTGGCGGTCGGCGTGAACCAGCTGCGGTTCGCGCGGGCGTTCTTCCGTTCGGTGTTCTTCCTGCCGTTCGCGTGTTCGTACGTGGTGGCGTCGCTGATCTGGAAGACGTCGCTGTTCTCCGGCGTCCGCTACGGGCTCGCGAACACGGTCCTCGGCGTCTTCGGCATCGACCCGGTGGCGTGGACCGGCACCGTGCACCCGCCGCTGTACTGGGTGGTGCTGGTGACCGCGCGGCTGTGGCTGCAGCTCGGCTTCTACATGATCCTGTTCCTCGCCGCGCTGCAACGGATTCCGCAGCACCTGTACGAGGCGGCGTGGCTCGACGGCGCGAAGCCGGGCTGGCAGGTTTTCCGGCACATCACGCTGCCGCAGTTGCGCGCGACGTCGGTGGCCGTGCTGCTGCTGAACCTGATCAACGCCTATCAGGCGTTCGACGAGTTCTACAACATCATGGGCGATTCCCGGGGTTATCCGCCGTTCGCGCGGCCGCCGCTGGTGTACCTCTACTACACCTCCCTCGGCTCCGGCGGACAGGACCTGGGCCGCGGCAGCGCGGGCGCGGTCATCCTGGCACTGCTGATCGCCATGGTGACTCTCTTGCAGGGCAAGCTTTTCCGGTTCGATCGGAGCGCGACATGATCCGCGCGGTGCTTCGCTGGACGGCTCTCCTCGTGTCCGCGATCCTGTTCCTGCTGCCGTTCTACCTGTTGCTGCGCAACGGTCTCGCGTCCCGCGCGGAGCTCACCGCGCCCGGCTGGACGCTGTGGCCGAAGCAGATCCACTGGGAGAATTTCGCGAAGCTGTTCCACCAGCAGGACGTGCCGTTCGCGCGCAGCATCGTGAACTCGGTCGTCGTCGCGGTGCTGCAAACGGTCGGCCTGCTGGTGGTGTGCTCCCTCGCCGGCTACGGCTTGGCGCGGGTGCCGTACCGCTACTCGAAGCCGGTGTTCTACGCGGTGCTGGCGACGCTGATGATCCCGACGTCGGTGACGTTCGTCCCGAGTTTCGTCGTGGTCTCGACGCTGGGCTGGCTCTCGGACTTCCGCGGCCTGGTCATCCCCGGCTTGTTCAGCGCGTTCAGCGTCTTCCTCTTCCGGCAGTACTTCCTCGACTTCCCGAAGGAACTGGAAGACGCCGGCCGCGTCGACGGGCTGTCCCGCTGGGGCGTCTTCCGCAAGATCGTGGTGCCGAACTCGCTCGGCTTCTTCGCCGCGATCGCGGTGATCACCGTGATCGGCAGCTGGAACGCGTTCCTGTGGCCGCTGATCATCGCGCAGTCGCCGGACTCGTGGACGGTGCAGGTCGCGCTGTCCGGGCTGCTGACCGCGCAGAACCCGCAGCTGAACCTGCTGTTCCTGGCCGCGGTGCTGTCGATCGTCCCGATCGTGCTGCTCTTCGCGTTCCTCCAGCGATATCTGGTACGCGGGGTCACCGAATCCGGGTTGAAAGGCTGAAAACCGTCACATCGGCCGTCGAGCGCGCGTAACGTTTCGCCGTTAGCCACCGACGACTCACCGTCGCGACAGTCGCAGCAGGAGTGCACCCATGACGGACCCGTATCAGCAGCAGCCCTACCCCGGCCAGGACCCGACGGGCCATCCGTCCGGGCCGGTGCCCGCGCCTGGGTATCCGTCTACTCCTGGGTACGGGCAGCCGCCGGTGCCGTATGGGGCGCCGATGTACGGGGCGCCGTATGCGGCTCAGTACGCGACGCCGTTGAAGACCAGCGGGCTCGCGGTGGCTGGGATGGTCGTCGGGATTGTCGCGCTGATCTTTTTCTGGGTGCCGTTTTTTGATGTGGTCGCTGCTATTACGGCTATCGGGTTGTCTTGGGCTGGGATGGTTCAAGCCGGCAAGCCTGGGTGGACTGGGCAGGGGATGGGGATCGCCGGGCTGGTCTGCGGGATTTTGGCGGCTATTCCGGCGGTGATTTTCTTGATTTGGTTCTTTGTTTCTTTGTCTGCTGTTGGGGCTACTTGCGCGTTTTATTGCTGAGGGTTTTTTGGGTTCGGCTCGTCGCCTGGCGGCGACATTGCCGGTTGATGGTTGCGTGGGGCACCCCGAAGTCTGATTGTGCTGACGGTTCGGGGGTGCTTCGTATCGGGGTTGGGGGAGGGCTGGGTGCCACGCTGTTTGAGCGCACTGGCTGCGGTTTTCTGCGCGACTCTGGCGTTGCTCCTTTGAGTGGGGCGGCGGGCGGGTAGCGCCCCAATGTGGCATTGGGTGCATGTGATGCACCCAATGTGGCGTTCGGTGCATGTGACGCACCCAATGTGGCGTTCGGTGCGTGCGATGCACCCAATGTGGCGTTCGGTGCGTCTGACGCACCCAATGTGGCATTGGGTGCGCGGGATGCGCCCAATGCGGCGGTGCGGGGAGATCTCGGCGGCGTCGCCGGGGAAGCGGTCCGTGAAGGGCTCCTTGAGGGAATCTAATTCCCTCAAGGAGTCCTTCACGTCCGACGGAGGGGTCGTGAGGGGAACCCTAAGGAACTCTGAGTCCGTGAAGGTGGCCCTCACGGACGGACCGCGCCGCAGGAGACGGATCTTGCCCTCCGTTCGGCGGTAGTGGGTGCCTTGCCCTTGTGACAGAGTCTCCCCCGTTGTCACGGCAAATGTGAGAGACCTTCACGTTCTGCTTCGGCTTAGTTCACCGGATCGTCATGGGCGTCCGGAAGCGTGCGAGGTCCGGCGAGGACGGGGAGTAAGGACCATGGCGGAGCTGACCAGACGGGCGTTCACCACCGCGGGCGTGGCTGGAGTGGGGTTGTTGCTCTGCACCCCGACGGCGAACGCGCTGGACCGGGCGTTGCGGCGGACTGCGCAGCGGGCCGTGCGGACCACCGGCACGACGCTGGAGCAGGCTGCGTATGGGGCGGATACGGGGTATTCGCGGCTGTCCGCCGGGCCGGGGTGGCCGGTCGCGGTTCGGGCCGATCTCGTCGAGGCCAAGGCTGGGCGCGACGACCGGCGGACTGCGCTCGGGGCGTTCGTGCAGTTCACCGACCTGCATATCACCGACACCGAATCGCCTGCTCGGTTCGAGTATCTGCATCCGTTCATCGCGTCCGCGCACCGGCCCCAGGAAACGTTGGGGACCGTCGCGACCAGTGCGCTCGTCAAGCGGGTCAACAGTCTCCGCGCGGGGCCGTTCACCGGGCGGCAGTTCGACTTCGTCATGACCACCGGCGACAACACCGACAACCACGAGCTGATCGAGCTCGACTGGTTCCTCACCACGCTCAACGGCGGCGCGATCACGCCCAACTCCGGCGACCCGAACCGCTACGAGGGCGTCCAGGCATCCGGCAATCTGGCGTTCTGGAACCCGGACAGGCAGCTCGCCGACGACTACACCAGGAAGGGCTTTCCGCAGATCCCCGGCCTGCTCGAGGCGGGCATCGCGCCCTTCACCGCGCCTGGGCTGAATCTGCCGTGGTACTGCACGTTCGGCAACCACGACGACAGCGTCGTCGGCACGCTGCCGGAGGGCATCCCGGGCATCGAAGGCTGGTACACCGGCAAGTACAAGGTCATCGGCAAGGACGAGAGCAGCGCGCGCAAGCTCGGCACCGCCATCCAGAACGGCCAGAGTGTGCCGCTCAGTGAGCTGTTCGGCGGCGGTACCGTCCGCGAGGTCACGCCGGATCCGCGGCGGCGGCCGTTCAGCACCTCGGAGTTCGTCAAGGCGCATCTGGCCGCGAAGAACACCGGGCCGGGTCCGGTCGGGCACGGGTTCACCGACGCCAACTCCGACGGGCGCAACGTCTACTACACCTTCCGGATCGCGCCTGGGGTCACCGGCATCAGCCTCGACACGACTACGCAGGGCGGGCTCGCCGACGGGTCGATCGGGCTCGCGCAGTTCAACTGGGTCGAGGCGACGCTCAAGCGCAACAGCTCGACGTACTACGACTTCTTCGGCCGCAAGGTCACGCATTCCGTCACCGACGAGCTGTTCGTCCTCTTCAGCCACCACACCAGCGGCACGATGGGCAACCTCCTGCCCGACATGCGCAATCTGCTGGACCCTCGGCTGAACGGCGACACCTTCGTCGCGATGCTGCAGCGCTTCCCGAACGTCGTCGCGTGGGTCAACGGGCACACCCACCTCAACAAGATCACCCCGCACGTCGGCAAAACCCCGGTGCAGAGCTTCTGGGAGATCAACACCGCCAGCCACATCGACTTCCCGCAGCACGCACGGATCATCGAGCTGGCCGACAACCATGACGGCACGCTCTCGCTGTTCACCACGCTCATCGAGGCCGACGCCCCGTACGCCGTGGACTACTCCGCCCACACCCCCGAGGCACTCGCTTCGATGTACCGCGAGTTCTCCTACAACGACATCCACGCGAACCTCAGCCACGTCGGCGAGACGGGCGACCGCAATACCGAGCTGCTGCTGACTAACCCGCTCAGCTGATTACCCGCGAGGTAATCGACGCCACGCGCCCGGCTGCGGTTGACTGCTCGGCATGACCGACGTCGAAGGCACGCAGCTGTTCCACAAAACGATGCCGTTCAGCGAGCGGCTCGGCATCGAGGTGCTGGAGCACGGCCCGCACCTGGTCCGCAGCCGGCTCGCGTGGGACGAATCGCTGTGCACGCTCGGCGGCGTGCTGCACGGCGGGGCCCTGATGGCGCTGGCCGATTCGACCGGAGCCGTCTGCGCGTTCCTCAATCTTCCCGAGGGCGCGCAGGGCACGACCACGCTGGAGTCCAAGACGAACTTCCTGCGCGGCGTCCGTTCGGGGTACGCCACCGCGTCGTCCAGACCACTGCACACCGGGCGCCGCGTGGTGGTCGTCGAGACCGAGATCCATGACGACGACGGCAAACTGGCCGCGAAAATCACCCAGACGCAAGCAGTGTTGTAGCGGCGGCCCTTTACTTACCCGCCCCGGAAGGCGAAAATCTTTGGCTACCACTGGGGTCTGGGGACGGAGCCGGAATGCGGGTTCGCGGGTTGGTCACGTTACTGTCCATCGTCATGCTCACGGCTGGTGCGGCGCAGGCCGCCGCGGAACCGCGGCACGCGCGTAACGACGAGGCCATCGACTACCACGAGTGGTCGTCCGGCTCGTTCTTCGCGGGCCGGCTCGACGGGCTCGGCTTCGGCTACGGCGGCCTGCGGATCACGCATCCGGCGGGCAGCGTCGCGCACACCGAACCGGGGCTCGGCACCACGCGCACCTACGACTACGGCACGTGGACGTCGCCGAAGTACCGGCAGGGCTTCGACGCGACGCAGCTGATCGCGTCGTGGAACGCGCGCACCCCGGCGAAGACGTGGCTGGAGGTGCAGGCCCGCGGCCGGACCTCGGCGGGGACCGAAACCGCGTGGTACACGATGGGCCGCTGGGCCAGCGGGGACGGCGACATCCACCGCACCAGCGTCGACGGGCAGAGCGACGACAACGCCTCGGTCGACGTCGACACGCTCGCCACGAAGGCGGGCGTCACGCTGCGTTCGTACCAGCTGCGCGTGATGCTCTACCGCGAGCAGGGTTCGCCGACCACGCCGACGCTGTCCTCGCTCGGCGCGATGACCTCGAACGTGCCGGACCGGTTCGACGTACAGACCACCAAGCCCGGCCGGGCGCGCGGGATCGAGCTGAAGGTGCCGCCGTTCGCCCAGAACATCCACAAAGGACAGTTCCCGCAGTACGGCGGCGGCGGGGAGGCGTGGTGCAGCCCGACGTCGACCGAGATGGTCGCCGAATACTGGGGCCGCAAGCCGAGCGCGGAGCAGATGGACTGGATCCCGGCGGATTACCAGGACCGCTCGGTGGTTTATGCCGCGCGCGGCACCTACGACTACGCGTACGACGGCACCGGCAACTGGCCGTTCAACACCGCGTACGCCGCTTCGCTCGGCTTGCGCGGGCACATCACCCGGCTGCACGACCTGAACGAACTCGAGGACTACATCGCGCGCGGCATTCCGGTGATCACGTCGCAGTCGTTCCTGGCGAGTGAACTGGACGGCGCGGGCTACGGCACGGCCGGGCACCTGATGGTCGTGGTCGGCTTCACCCAGTCGGGCGATGTAATTGCCAACGACCCAGCGTCCAGCTCCGACGACCGCGTGCGGACGGTGTACAAGCGGGACCAGTTCGAGAAGATCTGGCAGCGCACGAAGCGGCACACCGAGAGCGGCGCGGTGGCTGGCGGGCCGGGCGGAGTGGTTTACCTGATCACGCCGTGAGGCGCTGAGCAGGTGGCTCGTGAGTGGCGAAGCCGGTTCTCACCGGCCTGAACACTCACGAGGCTGGCCTATGGCGAGATGCGCATGATCCGTGATTAGCTGCCCGCGAGAACGCCGTCGCGGGTGAAAGGTTGTGCGCATGCCGTACGAGGTCCAGGGAGTGGTGTCGCGGGCCAAGGGTGAGCCGGTCACGCTCGAGACGGTCGTGGTGCCCGATCCCGGGCCTGGCGAGGCCGTCGTGTCGGTGCAGGCGTGCGGGGTCTGCCACACCGACCTGCACTATCGCCAGGGCGGGATCAACGACGAGTTCCCGTTCCTGCTCGGGCACGAGGCCGCGGGGCGGGTGGACAAGGTCGGCGCGGGCGTCACCGACCTCGCGCCCGGCGACTACGTCATCCTCAACTGGCGCGCGGTCTGCGGCACCTGCCGGGCCTGCAAACGCGGCAAGCCTTGGTACTGCTTCTCGACTTTCAACGCCGAGCAGCCGATGACGCTCACCGACGGCACGAAGCTCTCCCCCGCGCTGGGCGTCGGGGCCTTCCTCGAGAAGACTCTCGTCCACAGTGGACAGTGCACGAAGGTCGACGAGCGCGCTGAGCCCGCCGTTGCCGGGTTGCTGGGCTGCGGCGTGATGGCCGGGCTCGGCGCGGCGATCAACACCGGCGCGGTCGGGCGCGGCGATTCGGTCGCGGTGATCGGCTGCGGCGGCGTCGGCGACGCGGCCGTCGCGGGTGCGCGGCTGGCCGGGGCGACCACGATCGTCGCGATCGACACCGACGACCGGAAACTCCAGTGGGCCAAGGACTTCGGGGCCACGCACACGGTCAACAGCCGGGGCCTCAGCGAGGAGGACGTGGTCGCCGCGATGCAGGACGCGACGAACTCGTTCGGCCCGGACGTCGTGATCGACGCGGTCGGGCGGCCGGAGACCTGGCGGCAGGCGTTCTACGGCCGCGACCTCGCCGGCACCGTCGTGCTGGTCGGCGTGCCCACGCCGGACATGAAGCTCAACGACCTGCCGCTGATCGACTTCTTCTCGCGCGGCGGTTCGCTGAAGTCGTCGTGGTACGGCGACTGCCTGCCGTCGCGGGACTTCCCGATGCTGGTCGACCTGTACCTGCAGGGCAGGCTGCCGCTGGACAAATTCGTCACGGAGCGGATCGGCGTCGACGGCGTGGAGCAGGCTTTCGAGCGAATGCACCACGGCGACGTGCTGCGCAGCGTGGTGGAGTTCTGATCCTTTTCGCCGACGCGGACTATCCGGCCGACCCGTACCCGGGCACGCGGCCGGACTGTTCGTTCGTGCACCTCGACGGCGCGGGCCACGCGTTGGACACCGCGCCGCCGGGGTGGCGTTCCCGCACGCCGCTGCTCGCGTACGGGTCGAACGCGTGCCCGTCGAAGATCACTTGGCTGCGCACCCAGCTCGGCCTGACCGGACCGGTCGTCGCGGCGCGTGTGCAGTGCACCGGGCTCGCCGCGGTGTGGGCCGCCGGGCTGCGGCAACGTGACGGCCAGCGCCCGGCAACGCTCACCGCGCTGCCGGGCGTGACGGAGGACCACTTCGTCTGGTTCGCGACGCCGGAACAGCTGGCGGTGCTGGACATCTGCGAGGGCCGCGGCAATCGGTACGACCTGGCGACGCTGGACCACGCCGACATCCGCCTCGACGGCGTGCTGCTCTCCGGCGTGCACGCGTACGTCGGGGCCTCGCCGATCAGATACCCGTTGCTGGTCAACGGATCCCCGGTCCGCGTCGCCGACGTCAACCAAGCCGACGCGGCGGCGCTCGTCGGCGAACCAGCGGCCGGGCACGGTCTCGCCTGCACCGTCTTGCCGCCGGAAAAGACCTTCAGCTGACTCGCGGATCCGGAATCGCGCGCACGGTAAGGAAACCCAGCGGCTCCCGCGTCAACCGGGCATGTCGCTCCGGATCGACCGAAGCGGCTTCGGCAGGCGGACGTCCTTCACGCAGTTGCTCGATCAGGAACCCGGCCTCGCGCAGTTCCGCGCAGGTGCGTTCCAGCGGAGCCAGCCAGTACCGCACTTTCCAGCCGCGGCTCCAGACCTCCTCGATGACCCGGACGTCGAAGTAATTGCCGCCGTGCCGCAGCCAATCGCCGGTCGGATGCTGCCTCGACAGCACCAGCGCCCCGCCCGGCCGCAGCACCCGGCGGAACTCGCGCAGCGCACCCACCCGGTTGTCCACGTACTCCAGCGCGAGGGCGAACAGCACCTGGTCCACCGACGCGTCCGGCAGCCAGGTCAGCGGTTCGGCCAGATCCTGGACGCGGAACTCGCCCTCCGGAACCCGTTCGCGGCTCAGTTCGACCATGCGAGGGCTGAGGTCGAACCCGGTCACTCGCGCGCCGCGGGCGGTCAGTTCTTCGGCGTAGAGGCCGGGACCGCACGCGGCGTCGAGGACGTGCTGCCCGGCGACGTCGCCTAGCAATTCCAGGCAGGCCGGACGGTCGTAGTGCGCGTTGTAGAACCCGTTCTGCGCGTGGTCGAGGAATTCGTCGGCGAACACTTCGTATTGCGGAAAGGAACCCACTGCATCGCTCACCCGCGCCAGTCTGCCCGCGCGGGCGCGTTCAGCCGAGCAGTTTTCCGGGGTTCAGGATCCCGGTCGGGTCCACCGCGGACTTGGCCGCGCGCAGCACGTCCAACCCGATCCGGCCGATCTCCGCCTCCAGGTACGGCGCGTGGTCGACCCCGACCGCGTGGTGGTGGCTGATCGTCCCGATCCCGGTGATCGCCTCGCACGCCGCCGCCTTCGCGCGCTGCCACTGTCCGACCGGATCGGTGTCGTCGCGCGAGGTCAGCACGGTGAAGTACAGCGACGCGCCGGTTTCGTAGGCGTGCGAAACGTGGCACATCACGATCGCCCGGCCCAGCGAGGCCACCAAAGCCGCGCGCACCGCGTCGTGCAGTTCGTCCAAATTGGACCAATAGGCGGCGGTCTCCAGGGTTTCCACGCACACCCCGAGGTCCAGCAACGCATCGCGCTGGCGTGGTCCGTTGAACCGGCCGTGCCGCCAGGACTCGCCGAGCACCTTGCCGATCCGCACGGCCCCGGAACACTTCAGCATCGCGGACGTCCGCCGCCGGCGCCGGGCCACGTCGCCTTCCCAGCCGACGATCAGCAGACACGGGTTCTTGACCCGGCGCGCCGCCAGGTAGGTCTTCAGTGCCGTGGTCTTCAGCCCGGCGTTGAGCGAGAACGACACGTTCGTTTCGTCCACATCGGACAGCCGGGTGACGTCCGCCAGCGCGTGGTCCTGCGCGAGCTTGCGCACCGCCGCCGCTCCGGCCTCCCAGCCATCGACGATCCAGCCCTCGTAATGCCGCTGCTCGGGCAACGGCCGGACGCGCAGGGCGACCTCGGTGATCACGCCGAGCGTGCCCTCGCTGCCGACCGCGAGCTGCCGCAGATCCGGCCCGGCCGCGGACGCCGGCGCGACGCCGAGCCGCCACTCGCCCTTGGGCGTGGCCAGCCGGACCCCGGCGACCATGTCCTCGAACCGGCCGTAACCGGACGACGCCTGGCCTGCCGAACGCGTCGCCGCGAACCCGCCGATGGTGGCGCGTTCGAACGACTGCGGCACGTGGCCGAGCGTGTAGCCGTGCGCCGCGAGCAGCCGCTCCGCCTCGGGGCCGCGCACGCCAGCCTGCAGGACCGCGATCCGCGACACCGGGTCCACCGACACCAGCTCGTCGAGCCGCACCAGGTCCAGCACGACGACCGCCGCCTTGTCGCCGCGCAGCGCCGCGACCCCGCCGACCACCGAGGTGCCGCCGCCGAACGGGACCACGCCGATGTCGTGCCGCACGCAGAGGTCCAGCACGGCCTGCACCTCGTCCGGGTCCGCGGGCAGCAGCACCGCGTCCGGCACCGGCACCTCGTCGCCCGTCCGCGCGTGCAGCAGGTCCAGATAGGACAGACCGCCGGTGCGGCCGAGCCGTTCCTGAGGATCGACCAGCACGTGGTCCGCACCGAGAAGGTCCTCGAACTCGGTACGGACGGGCACCGTCAGCGCGGACTCGGCGACCGGACGGACCGCGGCGGTTTTCCCGCCTCGATCCGGGCCGACCTGGCCGATACGCTGGCTGAGCCACCGGACCGCGCGATCGGGCAGACCGGCCGCGGCCGAGCCCTCCTCGGTCCACGAACGCCGGATGCGGTGGTTGATGAGATCGCTCACGACTACAGTGTGACACATGGACGTCAAACGTCACTCCCGCCCGGGAGCGGCCCCCTCCGCGCTCGCGGACGCCCGCAGCCGCCCGACCTCGGCTCGCGTCGCCGACGACGAGCTTCTCGACGCCGCGCGCCAGTGCGTGCTCGCGGTCGGCGTGCGGCGCACCACGCTGGCCGAAATCGCCCGAACCGCGCAGGTCAGCCGCATGACGGTGTACCGGCGGTTCCCCGATGTCCGCAGTGTGCTCGCCGCGCTGATGACGCGCGAGTTCAGCGGACTGCTGCAGCGGGTGAACGAGACCGGCGACCAGACGGCGCACGCGCGCGACCGCATCGTGCACCTGGCGGCGGCCAGCGTCGGCGCGCTCTCGGCCGACCCGCTGTTCCGGACGCTGCTGGACGTCGACGCCGAACTGGTGCTGCCGTACATCGTCGAGCGGCTGGGTGCGACGCAGCATTTCGCCGAGCACGTGCTCCGAAGCCTGCTCGAAGAAGGTCACCGAGACGGCTCGGTGCGCGTCGCCGGGGTCGCCGCGCAGGCGCGCTCGGTGCTGCTGGTCGTGCAGTCGTTCGCGTTCTCGCTGCGCCCGGCCACCGCCGACGTCGACGAGGCCGCCTTGCTCGCCGAATTCCGGCACCTGGTCGAAGCGGGGTTGAAACCATGAGCACCGGATCCCTCAACGCGCGCCGCCGCGAACGCGAACTGTCCCGGCTGGTCGACGGTGAACGAGTCGACGTCCTCGTGGTCGGCGGCGGGGTCACCGGCGCGGGCATCGCACTCGACGCGGCCGCGCGGGGTCTCTCCGTCGCGCTGGTCGAGGCGCACGACCTCGCGTTCGGCACGTCGCGCTGGTCCAGCAAGCTCGTGCACGGCGGACTGCGGTACCTCGCGAAGGGCGAACTCGGCCTTGCCCACGAGAGCGCCGTGGAGCGCGGGATTCTCCTGACGCGCACCGCGCCGCACCTCACGCGCGCGATGCCGCAGCTTTTTCCGCTCTACCCGGGTACTTCCGCCGCGCAGCAGGCTTTGATCGCCGCCGGCCTCCGGGCCGGTGACGGCTTGCGGCGGGCCGCGCGTACGCCGTCGTCCGTGCTGCCTGCGCCGCGCCGGATCCCCGCTGCCGAGGCGCTGGCCCTCTCCCCTGGCCTCGCTCCCGGCGGACTACGCGGTGCGCTGCTGGCGTACGACGGTGCTTTGGTCGATGACGCACGTCTCGTGGTCAGCATCGCCCGCACCGCGGCCTTGCTCGGCGCTCGGATTCTCACGCGGTTGTCGGCGGTTTCCTTGTCTGGCAACGAAGCGCAGGTAAGTGATGGGACCTCGTCGTACACGCTTCGCGCGCGGCAGGTCATCAACGCGACCGGCGTCTGGGCGGACAGGCTGACCGATTCCGTCCAGCTGCGGCCTTCCCGTGGGTCGCACCTGGTGCTCGCGCCGGACACCGTGCGGGTCGGAGCCACGTCGGTCAACATCCCGGTCCCGGGCGAGACCAATCGGTTCGTGTTCCTGCTGCCGCAGCTCGACGGTCGGGTCTACTTAGGACTCACCGACGAACCCGTAT
The nucleotide sequence above comes from Amycolatopsis sp. AA4. Encoded proteins:
- a CDS encoding TetR/AcrR family transcriptional regulator; its protein translation is MDVKRHSRPGAAPSALADARSRPTSARVADDELLDAARQCVLAVGVRRTTLAEIARTAQVSRMTVYRRFPDVRSVLAALMTREFSGLLQRVNETGDQTAHARDRIVHLAAASVGALSADPLFRTLLDVDAELVLPYIVERLGATQHFAEHVLRSLLEEGHRDGSVRVAGVAAQARSVLLVVQSFAFSLRPATADVDEAALLAEFRHLVEAGLKP
- a CDS encoding FAD-binding oxidoreductase, with protein sequence MSDLINHRIRRSWTEEGSAAAGLPDRAVRWLSQRIGQVGPDRGGKTAAVRPVAESALTVPVRTEFEDLLGADHVLVDPQERLGRTGGLSYLDLLHARTGDEVPVPDAVLLPADPDEVQAVLDLCVRHDIGVVPFGGGTSVVGGVAALRGDKAAVVVLDLVRLDELVSVDPVSRIAVLQAGVRGPEAERLLAAHGYTLGHVPQSFERATIGGFAATRSAGQASSGYGRFEDMVAGVRLATPKGEWRLGVAPASAAGPDLRQLAVGSEGTLGVITEVALRVRPLPEQRHYEGWIVDGWEAGAAAVRKLAQDHALADVTRLSDVDETNVSFSLNAGLKTTALKTYLAARRVKNPCLLIVGWEGDVARRRRRTSAMLKCSGAVRIGKVLGESWRHGRFNGPRQRDALLDLGVCVETLETAAYWSNLDELHDAVRAALVASLGRAIVMCHVSHAYETGASLYFTVLTSRDDTDPVGQWQRAKAAACEAITGIGTISHHHAVGVDHAPYLEAEIGRIGLDVLRAAKSAVDPTGILNPGKLLG
- a CDS encoding glycerol-3-phosphate dehydrogenase/oxidase, producing MSTGSLNARRRERELSRLVDGERVDVLVVGGGVTGAGIALDAAARGLSVALVEAHDLAFGTSRWSSKLVHGGLRYLAKGELGLAHESAVERGILLTRTAPHLTRAMPQLFPLYPGTSAAQQALIAAGLRAGDGLRRAARTPSSVLPAPRRIPAAEALALSPGLAPGGLRGALLAYDGALVDDARLVVSIARTAALLGARILTRLSAVSLSGNEAQVSDGTSSYTLRARQVINATGVWADRLTDSVQLRPSRGSHLVLAPDTVRVGATSVNIPVPGETNRFVFLLPQLDGRVYLGLTDEPVSGGVPDVPTVPESDVDFLLSTASSVLNRPLTAADVLGSYAGLRPLVSGSAGRSADLSRKHAVITGSDGVLTVVGGKLTTYRRMAEDAVDAALTHAGLPAGPSRTAKLPLLGAAPRSRLSLVDAPARLVAKYGTEAPRVAALGELEPEFAAPLCDSTEITAAEVVWAVRHEGATTVEDVLERRTRLALVPADAEAARDRVAELVEKALAGLS
- a CDS encoding class I SAM-dependent methyltransferase encodes the protein MSDAVGSFPQYEVFADEFLDHAQNGFYNAHYDRPACLELLGDVAGQHVLDAACGPGLYAEELTARGARVTGFDLSPRMVELSRERVPEGEFRVQDLAEPLTWLPDASVDQVLFALALEYVDNRVGALREFRRVLRPGGALVLSRQHPTGDWLRHGGNYFDVRVIEEVWSRGWKVRYWLAPLERTCAELREAGFLIEQLREGRPPAEAASVDPERHARLTREPLGFLTVRAIPDPRVS